The Pontibacter korlensis sequence AGGACGATAACACTCGGGGACCAAAGGGATACGATGAAGTGAATCGCGCTACGAAAGCAGGTAACTTTGGGTGGCCGTATTTTGTAGCAGATAACAAGCCCTATAGGTATTATAACTTTCAGGATAGTACCTCTGGCGAACTTTTTGACCCACAGGCTCCTATAAATAATTCACCTAATAACACTGGCCTGAGAGAGTTGCCTCCTGCTCAAAAGGCCCTGATCTATTACCCATATGATGCATCTTCGGAATTTCCTATTGTTGGAGAGGGGGGGCGAAACGCCATGGCTGGGCCAGTCTTTTATATGGACCTGTTCCCCTCTGATGCACGAACCTTTCCGGAATTTTACGAAGGTCGGCTGTTTATTTATGATTGGATGCGGGAATGGATTATGACGGCAAGGGTAGGAGAGGATTCTGTCGAGCTTGAAAGGTTCCTGCCTAACACTCATTTTGCCCACCCGATTGATATGCAGTTTGGTGCCGACGGAGCTTTGTATGTGCTGGAGTATGGAACTTACTGGCATGCAAACAATGATGACTCCAAGCTTATTCGAATACAGTATCACGCCAATAACCGAAAGCCTCTTGCTCGAGCATCAGCCGACAGAACAGAGGGTGCTGTACCATTCACCGTTAACTTTTCATCTGAAGGCACATTGGATTATGACGATGGCGACCAACTTACTTATGCCTGGTCTTTTGACGGAATCAAAATTCACTCAAAGGAAGCTTCTCCTACTTTTACCTTTACCAAACCAGGTGTTTATCAGGTAGCTTTAAAGGTAACGGATAAGGAAGGCTATACTGATGAAGCTAAGTTGGAAATAAGAGCTGGCAACGAACCTCCGAAAATTAGCATACAGACAGATAATAACCGCTCTTTCTACTGGAACAATCATTCTTTCAACTATGCTGTGAAAGTGGAAGACCGTGAGGACGGAAACATTACAGCTGGATCGCCACAGGGGAATGATGTAAAAGTGTTTTTCGATTACCTGCCCGAAGGCTATGATCTGGTGCAAACGGCCTTGGGGCAGGACTTGTCTGCTGTTAACGCCAACCTGAAAGGAAAGATGCTAATTAAAAATAGCGATTGCAAAGCCTGCCACTCTCTTATGAACAAATCTGTGGGGCCGAGCTACATGGATGTTGCTACACGACACAAAGGGAAAGACAGTAAAAAAGCATTGGCTTCTAAGATCATAAAAGGTGGCTATGGTAACTGGGGCGAAGTGCCTATGGCTGCTCATCCACAACTTTCGCAGGAAGAAGCCGAGGAGATGGTAAAATACATACTTGGCTTAGCCGATCCACAAACAGACCTGAAGCCGTTGCCTATGAAAGGGAAGGTAACAACCAATCAGCATAAAGGAAAAGAAGGTACTTATTTTCTTACGGCTAGTTATACTGACAAAGGGCATAACAGTATAGCTCCCATTACTACCCGTGAAGTAATTGCCTTGCGACACCCTCAGGTGGACCCTTCTACTTGTGATGCGAGCAAAGGCGTTATGATTCGGAAAGATATTGGGCGTGTCCGGTTCACAGAGAACGAGTCTTATATTGTCTTCAGAGGGGTAGATCTAACAGGTGTCAGCAGCCTCACAATCAAAACTGTTCCGTCTAAGGTTACGGCTACGCTTGAAGTTCAGACAAATTCTTTGGGTGGACAGACTATAAGCAGTGCAAAGCTATCTGCCAGTGAAAAGGAAAATAAATATACAATAGATGTCAAGCCTTCAGCATCAGTGCATGGCCTGTACTTTGTATTGAAGGTAGATAGCAAAGAAGAAATAGGCATCTGGAATACGCTGGACATCGAGCAGATTGAATTTAATCAGGAGAGGCAGAACCATAAAGTACAGTAAGAGTTAGTCCCTCTTTGGAATTAGTTTACCATACTATAAAATAGTCGTTATGAGAAAGTGTACTTTCTTGGCTTTCTGTTAGTTTCTACTCCACCGTAGTTAATGATACCTAAACTCATCATACGGCAAAAGAGGGGACAAACCAAAATTCCGTCATCGTCGGCTATAGGGGCCGTTGCTTTTCCCGCAGGTCTAAACTTATAAATCCATCCTATAAACTTCATCTTCCATGAAATCCAGACGAGACTTTTTCAAGAAGTCTGCGGCTGCATTTACCATTGTCCCGCGATTTGTGTTGGGGGGCAAAGGGTACGGCAAGAGCTGGTAAGGATATTGGGTGCGAGAAGCCAATGACCCGCACCATTGGCGAAGGCAAACGCGTGGTGGAGGCCGTACAGCAGCATGGGCGCATCTTCCGCCTGAATACCTGGTTTCGTTTCGGTTCGATGACATTTTTTACGGAATGGGCACCCCTGTAAAACCCATCAAAAAGCTGGTGGATAGCGGCCTGTTTGGTTGGCCTTTGAAAGTGACGGTAAGCCGCCACACAGGCTATGATTGGAAGTTCTATTGGGTGGGTAAAACTAACCTGGATCCTGTGCCAGTACCACAGGAGCTTGATTACAACATGTGGTTAGGACCAGCACCGTACCGGCCATATAATCCGCACCGGGTGCACGGTACATTCCGAGGGTACTGGGATTATGATGGAGGAGGCCTAGGCGATATGGGGCAGCACTACATGGATCCTGTTCAGTACTTCCTAGGTAAAGACAACACTAGTCCAATATCGGTGGAAATAGACGCGCCACAGCAGCATACCGACGCCGTAGGTACGTGGTGCAGAGTCGTGTACACCTACGAAGATGGCTGTCAGATTATTTTAGATGGAGAGGGTAAAGATGAACATGTACCTTTCATAGAAGGGCCCAACGGCAAGCTATACCCAGGCTTCCGCTCCGATATTGCTGACTTGCAGCGCAAACTGGCGGCTTTCCCCGATCCTGAGCCACAGGTGACAAACTTTGTGGAAGCCGTGAAGAATCGTACAAAGTTCGCCCTTAACGAGGAAAATGGCCATCGTTCCTGCACACTTGTTAATATGGGCCTTGCAGCCCTACGCCTGGGTCGTTCCCTGAAATTTGACCCAGTAAAGCAGGAGTTTATTAATGATGAAGGAGCTAATCGTCTGGTTTATCAGCCAATGCGTTCGGGCTGGACACTGGTATAGCTTCACCCTAAAATCAATTGCAAATATTCAAAAGAGGAACAGAACTCTGTTTTGCTATGATCATGAAAAGAACATCATTACTGCTCCTTGCTATGGCTGCGACAAGTTCAATGGCAATGGCGAAACGAGAAAACGACCAACGCACCCTAACTACCCGAGTTGCCGATCTGCTAGCCGAAATGCCAGCCCGCGACCAGCAGCACCTGGAAGCCAGTATGAGCGAAATGGCAGCTATGGGAAAAGAAGGCATTTTAGCAATGAAAAGTATGCTCTCTACACCAGGTAAGGGCGACGATTCTAAAATCGAATTTGCGCTGGACGGATTCTCTTATTATGTCATGCAGTCGGCAAGGGAGGACTGGAGAAAAATGAGTGTGGATGCCTACTGCGAATCTTTGGCTAAAGCAAGCAATCCAGAAAATAAAGCATTTCTTATACAGCAGCTTCAGAGGGTTGGAAACGAAGATGCTGTACCCTGTCTGCAAGGTTATCTGGGTGATGTACGCCTTTGTGCTCCTGCCGCCAATGCTCTAACCAGTATCAACTCAACAAATGGTGAAACAGCCTTGCTGCAGGCGTTGCAAAGTATAGAGGGCGACTGCCGTTTTTCGTTAGTAGAAGCTCTCGGAGATACCCGGCATGCTGCTGCTGTAGCCTCCCTGACACCTTTGGCAAGCAGTCAGGATGTTAAACTACGAAAGCTGTCTCTTTATGCCTTGGCCAATATTGCAGATCTTGCATCGGAGGATGTGTTAGCAAGAGCAGCACAAGAAGACGGCTATACCTACGACCATGACAATGCTACTGCCGCTTACATTTTATACGCCAGCCGTTTGGCTGAGGATGGAAAGCAACATCAGGCCGAGAAGATAGCAGAAACACTGTTGCATAATACTAGCTAGGAGAGCCAGGTGCATACCCGCACCGCCGCTTTAAAATTGCTTTCTGAGTTACAGGGTGAGAAAAGTGTTCCACTGCTTTTAAATGCATCTGGCGACAGTAATCCTGCTTATCGTGCTGCTGCACTAGGTTTTTCTTCTGCATTCATCACTCCCGCTACCACAGCTTTTTGGGTAAAGAAACAAAAAAGTCAGATGCCGAAGTGCGGGCAGACATCATTACTTTGCTTGGTGACAATAGAGCAGAAGAAGCCATGTCTGCCGTGAAAAAAGCGCTCAGGAATAAAAATGAGAAAGTAAGGTTGGCTGCCGTTGCCGCAGCTGGGAAAATAGGCCAGGAAGAAGTGCTGCCAGAACTGCTTCGTGTCATGCAAAAAGGAGATGAAAGAGATGCAGTTGCCGTAAAGAATGCTTTGCTGATAATGAAAGGCAATAGCATTATTGATCAGGTAGCTGAAGCTTTGCCTAAAATGCCTGCAGTGGCCCAAGCCGAACTTCTTTCTGTGATGGGTGCTCGCGCCGCACATAGCAGGATAAACAATGTACTTTCTTATGCTGATGATAAAGACCCGAGAATACGTATGGCTGCTCTGTCGGCTCTTGGGCAGATGGCTAGGAAAGAAGACCTTCCTCAGTTATATGTTTTGTTAGACAGAGTGTCACAGCCAGAGGAGCTTGAAGCAATGCAGAAAGCTATTATTGTAGCCGTAAAAGAGTATGAATCACAACAGCAACAAGCCCAGTTGGTGCTGCAGCAAATGGAGAAAGCTCCTGCTAATAAAAAGTCAGCCTATTTTAATGTTTTAGCAGGTATAGGTGGGCAGGAAGCATCAAATACCGTGGCTCAGGCATTCAGTAATGGCAACGAAGCAACTAGAATAGCTGCTGTAAATGCTCTGTCGCAATGGTTGGATGTGAGTGCAGCCAAAGCGCTTTATTGCATAGCAAAAGAACCAGCAAATGGTGCTTACTTAGATGAAGCACTGAGAGGGTACATCCGGACAGTAAGTACTTCCAAATACCCTGCAGATCAGAAAGTGCTGTTGCTGCGCGATGGAATGGAGGTGGCTCAAACGCCAGAGCAAAAGAAGCTGATACTGCGGGAAGTAGAGAAAAACAAAACATTTCCAGCTTTGGTTTTTGCTGGCAGATAGCTCGATGACCCAGCTTTGCAGCAAGAGGCTGCCCGAGCTGTTATGGGTATTGTGCTTGCGAATAATGTATTTCAGGGCAATGTGGTGCGGCAGCATCTGAATAAAACCTTGGGGGGGTTAACGGGACCAGATAGCGAATATTCGAAAGCATCAATTCGTAAGTTTTTGGACGAGATGCCAGAGGGCGAGGGCTTTGTCGCGCTTTTTAATGGCAAAGACCTGACAAGCTGGAAAGGTTTGGTGGCAAACCCGATAGAGCGTGCTAAAATGGATAAGAACACACTGGCGCAGAAGCAAAAGCAGGCTGATGAACAGATGCGCCAAAGCTGGGTAGTAGAAAAGGGGAACTCATTTTTACAGGCAAAGGCGATAACATCGCCACTGTGAAAAACTATGGCGACTTTGAAATGTTTGTCGACTGGAAAATTTTCGACGGTGGCCATAAGGAAGGTGATGCTGGTATCTACCTGCGAGGAACGCCACAGGTACAGATTTGGGATACTTCCCGCGTGAATGTGGGTGCACAGGTCGGTTCTGGTGGTTTGTATAATAACCAGGTACATGAAAGTTAACCGCTTAAGGTGGCCGATAACGCGCTAGGTGAGTGGAACAACTTCAGAATTCTGATGCAGGGCGACCGTGTAACAGTATACCTGAACGGTGAGCTGG is a genomic window containing:
- a CDS encoding Gfo/Idh/MocA family oxidoreductase encodes the protein MSRDLCWGAKGTARAGKDIGCEKPMTRTIGEGKRVVEAVQQHGRIFRLNTWFRFGSMTFFTEWAPL
- a CDS encoding PQQ-dependent sugar dehydrogenase; the encoded protein is MKMLKRVSCVVSIVLLGILSVLSLSCSNSMQENERTNLSNSKAATVPPEENRFTVEVLETKLYEPMELAVRPDGKVLYIERRGVLRLYEPAKKASRTVGELNVFSGNEDGLLGLTLDPQFAKNNWIYLFYSPAGKDPIQRVSRFDFVKDSLLLSSEKILMSFPVLRQCCHSGGALEFGPDGSLYISVGDNTVASTSDGYAPIDERPDRLISDAQKSAANSNDLRGKILRIKPNLDGTYRIPDGNLFPKDGSKGRPEVYTMGNRNPFRISIDQKTGNLYWGEVGPDAGKDDNTRGPKGYDEVNRATKAGNFGWPYFVADNKPYRYYNFQDSTSGELFDPQAPINNSPNNTGLRELPPAQKALIYYPYDASSEFPIVGEGGRNAMAGPVFYMDLFPSDARTFPEFYEGRLFIYDWMREWIMTARVGEDSVELERFLPNTHFAHPIDMQFGADGALYVLEYGTYWHANNDDSKLIRIQYHANNRKPLARASADRTEGAVPFTVNFSSEGTLDYDDGDQLTYAWSFDGIKIHSKEASPTFTFTKPGVYQVALKVTDKEGYTDEAKLEIRAGNEPPKISIQTDNNRSFYWNNHSFNYAVKVEDREDGNITAGSPQGNDVKVFFDYLPEGYDLVQTALGQDLSAVNANLKGKMLIKNSDCKACHSLMNKSVGPSYMDVATRHKGKDSKKALASKIIKGGYGNWGEVPMAAHPQLSQEEAEEMVKYILGLADPQTDLKPLPMKGKVTTNQHKGKEGTYFLTASYTDKGHNSIAPITTREVIALRHPQVDPSTCDASKGVMIRKDIGRVRFTENESYIVFRGVDLTGVSSLTIKTVPSKVTATLEVQTNSLGGQTISSAKLSASEKENKYTIDVKPSASVHGLYFVLKVDSKEEIGIWNTLDIEQIEFNQERQNHKVQ
- a CDS encoding HEAT repeat domain-containing protein gives rise to the protein MGKETKKSDAEVRADIITLLGDNRAEEAMSAVKKALRNKNEKVRLAAVAAAGKIGQEEVLPELLRVMQKGDERDAVAVKNALLIMKGNSIIDQVAEALPKMPAVAQAELLSVMGARAAHSRINNVLSYADDKDPRIRMAALSALGQMARKEDLPQLYVLLDRVSQPEELEAMQKAIIVAVKEYESQQQQAQLVLQQMEKAPANKKSAYFNVLAGIGGQEASNTVAQAFSNGNEATRIAAVNALSQWLDVSAAKALYCIAKEPANGAYLDEALRGYIRTVSTSKYPADQKVLLLRDGMEVAQTPEQKKLILREVEKNKTFPALVFAGR
- a CDS encoding HEAT repeat domain-containing protein: MKRTSLLLLAMAATSSMAMAKRENDQRTLTTRVADLLAEMPARDQQHLEASMSEMAAMGKEGILAMKSMLSTPGKGDDSKIEFALDGFSYYVMQSAREDWRKMSVDAYCESLAKASNPENKAFLIQQLQRVGNEDAVPCLQGYLGDVRLCAPAANALTSINSTNGETALLQALQSIEGDCRFSLVEALGDTRHAAAVASLTPLASSQDVKLRKLSLYALANIADLASEDVLARAAQEDGYTYDHDNATAAYILYASRLAEDGKQHQAEKIAETLLHNTS